A region from the Sphaerodactylus townsendi isolate TG3544 linkage group LG01, MPM_Stown_v2.3, whole genome shotgun sequence genome encodes:
- the GLO1 gene encoding lactoylglutathione lyase has protein sequence MSEQSEVSGLTDEAAFSACCDSDPSTKDFLLQQTMLRIKDPKKSLDFYTRVLGMTLLQKCDFPSMKFSLYFLAYEDKNDIPKDAKEKTAWTFSRKATLELTHNWGTENDENQAYHNGNSDPRGFGHIGIAVPDVNAACKRFEELGVKFVKKPDDGKMKGLAFIQDPDGYWIEILNPNHMVTLI, from the exons ATGTCTGAGCAGTCCGAGGTCAGCGGTCTTACTGATGAAGCAGCGTTTAGTGCTTGCTGCGATTCCGATCCCAGCACGAAG GATTTTCTGTTGCAACAGACAATGCTAAGAATAAAAGATCCTAAGAAGTCACTGGATTTTTATACTCGAGTTCTTGGCATGAC ACTACTCCAGAAGTGTGACTTCCCTTCTATGAAATTCTCCCTCTACTTCCTGGCTTACGAAGATAAAAATGATATTCCGAAAGATGCCAAGGAGAAAACAGCTTGGACTTTTTCTAGAAAGGCCACATTGGAACTCACACA CAACTGGGGCACAGAAAATGATGAGAACCAGGCCTACCACAACGGCAATTCCGACCCACGAGGATTTG GTCATATTGGAATTGCTGTCCCTGATGTAAATGCAGCTTGTAAAAGATTTGAGGAGCTGGGAGTAAAATTTGTCAAAAAACCAGATGATG GTAAAATGAAAGGGCTGGCTTTTATCCAGGATCCTGATGGCTACTGGATAGAAATCCTGAATCCTAATCACATGGTGACTCTTATCTAG